A genomic region of Sulfobacillus acidophilus DSM 10332 contains the following coding sequences:
- a CDS encoding 2-keto-3-deoxy-phosphogluconate aldolase (PFAM: KDPG and KHG aldolase~TIGRFAM: Entner-Doudoroff aldolase~COGs: COG0800 2-keto-3-deoxy-6-phosphogluconate aldolase~InterPro IPR000887~KEGG: aac:Aaci_2290 2-dehydro-3-deoxyphosphogluconate aldolase/4-hydroxy-2-oxoglutarate aldolase~PFAM: KDPG/KHG aldolase~SPTR: 2-dehydro-3-deoxyphosphogluconate aldolase/4-hydroxy-2-oxoglutarate aldolase;~TIGRFAM: KDPG/KHG aldolase), which translates to MAHVFEVMQEQKIVAVLRRIPASAGSSVVEALAAGGVRLIEVTMDNPEAAHLIDGLTRSPDAGIRVGAGTVMTREHLRDAVAAGAAFAVSPHWDPELWAESVRLNIPYVPGAMTPSEIAAASRAGAVMVKVFPAGPLGSGYIRELRGPFGEPRIMVTGGIHAANILDYLKAGADVFGVGGALLPAEAIRTGRWAEITAKARELVALVAGGREA; encoded by the coding sequence ATGGCACATGTATTCGAAGTGATGCAGGAACAGAAAATTGTCGCGGTATTGAGGAGGATTCCGGCGTCTGCCGGTTCGTCGGTGGTCGAGGCGCTGGCGGCGGGAGGCGTACGGCTGATTGAGGTGACAATGGACAATCCGGAGGCCGCTCACCTCATTGACGGACTGACCCGTTCGCCGGATGCGGGGATCCGGGTGGGAGCCGGGACGGTGATGACGCGTGAACATCTCCGGGATGCCGTCGCTGCGGGCGCTGCATTTGCCGTGTCACCCCACTGGGACCCCGAACTGTGGGCGGAAAGTGTTCGGTTGAACATCCCTTATGTTCCCGGTGCCATGACGCCGTCCGAAATCGCGGCTGCCTCCCGGGCGGGAGCGGTCATGGTCAAAGTCTTTCCCGCCGGGCCGCTCGGGAGTGGGTATATCCGGGAGCTTCGAGGGCCCTTCGGCGAGCCCCGCATCATGGTTACGGGCGGCATTCACGCCGCCAATATCCTGGACTATCTGAAAGCGGGAGCCGACGTTTTCGGGGTCGGAGGAGCCCTGTTGCCCGCCGAGGCTATCCGGACGGGCCGATGGGCCGAGATAACGGCCAAAGCCCGAGAACTGGTTGCCCTGGTCGCCGGCGGAAGGGAGGCGTAG
- a CDS encoding transcriptional regulator, LacI family (PFAM: Bacterial regulatory proteins, lacI family; family~COGs: COG1609 Transcriptional regulators~InterPro IPR000843:IPR001761~KEGG: aac:Aaci_1574 transcriptional regulator, LacI family~PFAM: Periplasmic binding protein/LacI transcriptional regulator; HTH transcriptional regulator, LacI~SMART: HTH transcriptional regulator, LacI~SPTR: Transcriptional regulator, LacI family) yields the protein MATLTDVAHKAGVSIMTVSRVIRGQGPVREATRQRVLEAMAELQYVPRGVATPTPRPSSLHTLVLIVPDITNPFFTFLARGMEDVARKHGYQVLLVNTDENENRERDALRMCVDLHVDGVLICPVGDSSSECLAWLQQHTPLVLVDRSVKGIEADLVKGNVKEASHILVSHLIEAGHRRIGIVTGPAQNEAGRERLDGYLAALEAHGIPARPEYIREASMLRDGDARYVDALLDLPEPPTALFVANVFQYAHTRQRLAARNLTVPDDISIVAFGNTDELASVDSPLTAAIQPAYSYGSLGTQMLLERVEGLSHPPRRMILESHYVFRQSVAPPRA from the coding sequence ATGGCCACGTTAACGGATGTCGCGCATAAAGCCGGCGTTTCCATCATGACCGTCTCCCGGGTGATCCGTGGACAAGGTCCGGTGCGGGAGGCAACCCGCCAACGCGTATTGGAAGCCATGGCCGAACTCCAATATGTGCCGCGAGGTGTGGCAACCCCTACGCCCCGGCCGTCGTCTCTACATACGTTGGTCTTGATTGTCCCGGACATTACCAACCCTTTTTTCACCTTTTTAGCCCGCGGTATGGAAGACGTCGCCCGAAAACACGGATACCAGGTACTTTTGGTCAATACCGACGAGAACGAAAATCGGGAGCGCGACGCACTCCGAATGTGCGTCGATTTGCATGTCGACGGCGTGCTGATTTGTCCCGTCGGCGACAGCTCGTCCGAGTGCTTGGCCTGGCTTCAGCAGCACACGCCGTTAGTGCTGGTAGACCGAAGCGTCAAAGGGATTGAGGCCGACTTGGTTAAAGGCAATGTCAAAGAGGCGTCCCATATCTTGGTATCCCATCTGATCGAGGCAGGCCACCGCCGCATCGGCATCGTGACCGGTCCGGCCCAAAACGAAGCGGGCCGCGAACGGCTTGACGGATACCTCGCCGCTCTCGAGGCCCACGGGATTCCGGCACGGCCGGAATATATTAGGGAAGCCAGTATGCTGCGAGACGGCGACGCCAGGTACGTCGACGCCTTGTTGGATTTGCCGGAGCCGCCGACCGCATTGTTTGTCGCCAACGTCTTTCAATACGCCCACACCCGCCAACGGTTGGCCGCACGCAATCTTACGGTGCCGGACGATATCAGCATTGTGGCCTTTGGCAACACCGACGAGTTGGCCTCCGTCGACTCGCCATTGACCGCCGCCATTCAACCGGCTTATAGCTACGGCTCCTTGGGTACCCAAATGCTCTTGGAACGGGTTGAAGGGTTATCACACCCGCCACGGCGAATGATCCTCGAGTCCCATTATGTTTTCCGCCAATCGGTAGCCCCGCCGCGGGCCTAA
- a CDS encoding General substrate transporter (PFAM: Sugar (and other) transporter~InterPro IPR005828~KEGG: aac:Aaci_1578 sugar transporter~PFAM: General substrate transporter~SPTR: Sugar transporter), with protein METTITAEHGQSGFISLVVIIASLGGLLFGYDTGVIAGANEFLKALFHLTPAQTGLVASSVDLGAMIGVLVAGFLGDRVGRKNALFTAGITFMLSGVVSALAPNVPTLIVGRLIGGIGIGLASLLSPLYIAEIAPPRIRGRLIGSNQLAIVTGIFIRRAVKPRRLGRGYEALTP; from the coding sequence ATGGAGACCACTATAACCGCTGAGCATGGCCAATCCGGATTTATCTCACTGGTGGTAATTATCGCCTCCCTCGGCGGGTTGTTGTTCGGGTATGACACGGGCGTCATCGCCGGCGCCAACGAATTTTTAAAAGCGTTATTTCACTTGACTCCGGCCCAAACCGGATTAGTCGCCAGCAGTGTCGACTTGGGGGCAATGATCGGGGTATTGGTTGCCGGGTTTTTAGGCGACCGGGTCGGGCGTAAAAACGCGCTGTTCACCGCGGGCATCACGTTCATGTTGAGTGGCGTCGTCTCGGCGTTAGCCCCGAACGTCCCCACATTAATTGTCGGTCGCCTCATTGGCGGTATCGGGATTGGCTTAGCCTCGTTACTGTCCCCGCTCTATATTGCCGAAATCGCCCCGCCACGGATTCGGGGGCGGCTGATCGGTTCCAACCAATTAGCCATCGTGACCGGCATTTTTATCAGACGCGCCGTAAAACCCCGCCGTTTAGGGCGGGGATATGAGGCGCTGACTCCGTAG
- a CDS encoding transposase IS200-family protein (PFAM: Transposase IS200 like~COGs: COG1943 Transposase and inactivated derivatives~InterPro IPR002686~KEGG: hso:HS_1391 transposase~PFAM: Transposase IS200-like~SPTR: Transposase), translating into MANSSDYRTGRHGVFTLHVHVVLVAKSRRLVFTPEILEDLRTILSTVCQDFEATWEEFDGERDHGHLRVTSPLKWRFPDGNSLKRISSRLIHKKHDPTIERALWGQPLVPELFCRFRWRGAPIDHQTIHRATGDPELTPTESAPHIPALNGGVLRRV; encoded by the coding sequence ATGGCCAATTCAAGCGACTACCGAACTGGCCGCCATGGTGTTTTTACCCTACACGTGCACGTGGTCTTGGTGGCGAAATCTCGGCGGTTAGTCTTCACGCCGGAAATCTTGGAGGACTTGCGGACGATCTTGTCTACCGTGTGTCAAGACTTCGAAGCAACCTGGGAGGAATTCGACGGGGAGCGGGATCATGGGCATTTGCGGGTCACCTCCCCCCTAAAGTGGCGATTTCCCGACGGGAATAGCCTGAAGAGGATCTCGTCCCGCTTGATCCACAAGAAGCACGATCCAACCATCGAGCGGGCACTGTGGGGCCAGCCACTGGTCCCCGAGCTATTTTGCCGGTTCCGCTGGCGGGGCGCCCCTATCGATCATCAGACAATACATCGCGCAACAGGAGACCCCGAATTGACCCCTACGGAGTCAGCGCCTCATATCCCCGCCCTAAACGGCGGGGTTTTACGGCGCGTCTGA
- a CDS encoding N-acylmannosamine kinase (PFAM: ROK family~COGs: COG1940 Transcriptional regulator/sugar kinase~InterPro IPR000600~KEGG: art:Arth_2429 ROK family protein~PFAM: ROK~PRIAM: N-acylmannosamine kinase~SPTR: ROK family protein), protein MQFSRVLSSQEIIGLITYTLRNYPNLSRAELATMLPVTPATLTHHVRELIDGGWVEEQSARRNNTGGRPRMGLTLRNEAAYAIAMTVSPDLLTGAIVDFGGHIIAKMRLEHPMGQIPSSLQVIQRMTDVLLERYPHQSGRFAGYGIAIPGIWDPESETVVFSPNLQEWAGMKLRELIRRSTDTEPTLVENDADAAAWGELWFGAGRDVQDMMYVLCDTGIGAGIIIQRQLIRGQNNSIGEIGHIFVDSSDSEFLCGCGQYGCLEALGSLTALQRYHAGGMTLSSSLGRVSRYLSIGLGGLINVLSPQVVVLGGRMLAMYPDLWPAIVRDTRSRLLNHLTHKTQLILSPLEDNAPLLGLAGLLFEQELARSQGQAIHTVSPSQWLTRHDPSP, encoded by the coding sequence GTGCAATTTTCGCGCGTGTTGTCAAGCCAGGAAATTATCGGGCTAATCACGTACACCCTGCGTAATTACCCCAACTTGTCCCGCGCGGAATTGGCCACCATGTTGCCGGTCACCCCTGCCACTTTAACGCATCATGTACGGGAACTCATTGACGGGGGGTGGGTTGAGGAACAATCCGCACGACGGAATAACACCGGAGGCCGTCCGCGGATGGGCTTAACCCTTCGAAACGAGGCGGCCTATGCGATCGCGATGACCGTTAGCCCCGATCTCTTGACCGGCGCTATCGTCGATTTTGGCGGTCACATTATCGCCAAAATGCGGTTGGAACATCCCATGGGCCAAATCCCCTCATCCTTGCAAGTCATTCAACGCATGACCGATGTATTGCTTGAGCGCTACCCGCATCAGTCCGGACGGTTTGCCGGCTACGGCATCGCCATTCCCGGAATCTGGGATCCCGAAAGCGAAACTGTGGTGTTCTCTCCGAATCTGCAAGAGTGGGCTGGCATGAAACTCCGAGAATTGATCCGCAGGAGCACCGACACGGAGCCGACACTAGTAGAAAACGATGCGGATGCGGCGGCTTGGGGGGAACTATGGTTCGGAGCCGGCCGCGATGTTCAGGACATGATGTATGTGTTATGCGACACTGGCATCGGGGCAGGGATTATCATTCAGCGGCAACTCATTCGGGGCCAGAATAATTCCATCGGCGAGATCGGCCATATTTTCGTGGACTCTTCCGATTCGGAATTCCTGTGTGGATGCGGTCAATATGGGTGCCTTGAAGCCCTGGGGTCATTGACCGCCCTCCAACGGTATCATGCCGGCGGCATGACACTATCGTCCAGTTTGGGCCGTGTTTCTCGCTATCTGTCCATTGGCCTGGGCGGACTGATTAACGTGTTATCTCCCCAAGTCGTGGTTTTAGGCGGACGCATGCTCGCGATGTATCCGGATTTGTGGCCGGCCATTGTCCGGGATACCCGAAGCCGATTATTAAACCACTTAACCCATAAAACTCAGCTCATTCTGTCCCCGTTGGAAGATAACGCCCCCCTGCTCGGATTGGCGGGGTTGTTGTTCGAACAGGAGCTGGCCCGCTCCCAAGGTCAGGCTATCCACACCGTATCACCTTCTCAATGGCTGACTCGTCACGATCCATCACCTTAA
- a CDS encoding carbohydrate ABC transporter substrate-binding protein, CUT1 family (PFAM: Bacterial extracellular solute-binding protein~COGs: COG1653 ABC-type sugar transport system periplasmic component~InterPro IPR006059~KEGG: afo:Afer_1331 extracellular solute-binding protein family 1~PFAM: Bacterial extracellular solute-binding, family 1~SPTR: Extracellular solute-binding protein family 1) gives MNNILVRSAAGLAALTTLSLAGCGQTSTPTPSSAGSSEPVTITWYASPIAGVGIRSDMIRLFEKSYPNIRVKLITAPTNTDTNRAALTTQISSGSATPDVFMGDVVWPAQFASANLALDLSKYLPSSFWSRFAPGLVQGASYRGQVYGAPFFMDAGFLYYRKDLLAEAHLPVPHTWAQLIQDSQTLQRDGLVRYGFVWEGNAYEGLTCDWMEYMTDAGGKILNAAGTRSEINSPASLKALTLMRSFITSGVSPAAVTTFEEPQAMAVFDAGQAAFLRNWDYAWSNSNDPTDSKVVGKVGVAPLPTFSAGQYPGYSNIGGWDIYINPHSQHIPQDLTFIKWITGTQAQTVLATKFSEIPTNYAVQKNPAVRQINPVLAAVSQVRLIARPAGTPAYPKVSQAIYSNINAALNGSVSPQTALQQAQAQINQAISQNSL, from the coding sequence GTGAACAACATTCTTGTCCGCTCGGCCGCCGGGCTGGCGGCACTGACCACGTTATCACTGGCCGGTTGCGGCCAAACGAGCACCCCGACCCCCAGTTCAGCGGGGTCTTCAGAACCAGTGACTATCACCTGGTATGCGAGTCCGATTGCCGGAGTGGGTATTCGAAGCGACATGATACGTTTATTTGAAAAATCCTACCCGAATATCCGGGTCAAATTGATCACCGCCCCGACTAACACCGATACCAACCGGGCGGCTCTAACCACGCAAATTTCCAGCGGTTCGGCTACACCGGATGTGTTTATGGGCGATGTCGTCTGGCCGGCCCAATTCGCCAGTGCCAACCTTGCCTTGGACCTGTCCAAATATTTGCCGTCCAGCTTTTGGAGCCGGTTTGCTCCCGGTCTGGTTCAAGGCGCCAGCTACCGGGGCCAAGTCTATGGCGCTCCGTTTTTCATGGATGCCGGGTTCCTTTATTACCGTAAAGACTTGCTGGCCGAAGCACATCTTCCCGTCCCCCACACCTGGGCACAATTAATCCAGGACTCCCAAACTCTGCAAAGAGACGGATTGGTGCGTTATGGGTTTGTCTGGGAAGGCAATGCCTACGAAGGCCTGACTTGTGACTGGATGGAATATATGACGGATGCGGGAGGAAAAATTCTTAACGCTGCAGGTACTCGCTCCGAAATCAATTCCCCCGCTTCCTTAAAGGCCTTGACGCTCATGCGTTCGTTTATTACCTCCGGCGTATCCCCGGCCGCGGTGACAACTTTTGAGGAACCCCAAGCGATGGCAGTCTTTGACGCCGGTCAGGCAGCCTTTTTGCGGAATTGGGACTACGCCTGGTCCAACTCGAATGACCCAACCGATTCCAAAGTCGTCGGTAAAGTCGGCGTTGCCCCCCTGCCGACGTTTTCGGCCGGTCAATATCCCGGATATTCAAACATCGGCGGATGGGATATCTACATTAACCCCCATAGCCAGCATATCCCCCAGGATCTGACTTTCATAAAATGGATTACCGGAACCCAGGCTCAAACCGTTCTAGCGACCAAATTCTCCGAAATCCCAACCAACTATGCAGTGCAAAAAAATCCTGCGGTGCGCCAGATCAATCCCGTCTTGGCGGCAGTTAGTCAAGTACGACTGATCGCCCGGCCGGCAGGCACCCCCGCGTACCCCAAAGTCAGTCAGGCGATCTACTCTAATATCAACGCCGCGCTAAACGGGTCCGTCAGTCCTCAAACGGCCCTCCAACAGGCCCAAGCCCAAATTAACCAGGCTATTTCCCAAAATTCGTTATAA
- a CDS encoding carbohydrate ABC transporter membrane protein 1, CUT1 family (PFAM: Binding-protein-dependent transport system inner membrane component~COGs: COG1175 ABC-type sugar transport systems permease components~InterPro IPR000515~KEGG: aac:Aaci_2236 binding-protein-dependent transport systems inner membrane component~PFAM: Binding-protein-dependent transport systems inner membrane component~SPTR: Binding-protein-dependent transport systems inner membrane component), producing MKILMPHSRRRRLAARYLVYQGWAFALPGLLIIIAITIFPILYSIYISFNHVALTTNGFQLFWVGLHNYRIVLSNSLFRYSLVFTVIYTIVTVMVELVLGMGVALVLNAITTGRGFMLALLLLPWSLITVISAEVWSYIYNGVYGVLNALLIGIGLLHHPVTWLGTPVLAIASMMVADIWKTTPFVAIILLAGLQMIPDELYEAASIDGASPGYIFWKITVPLLRPTIALSVLFRVLQAFGVFDLPFVLTGGGPGHATESLAMLGYQVMFQDLNMGRGAAIAASTTLIVLLASLFVLRVFRAQVEEEAS from the coding sequence ATGAAAATACTGATGCCGCATTCTCGTCGCCGACGTCTTGCCGCTCGATATCTGGTGTACCAGGGGTGGGCGTTCGCATTGCCGGGGTTGTTGATAATTATCGCTATCACAATCTTCCCGATTCTCTACTCGATCTATATCAGCTTTAACCACGTCGCGTTGACGACCAACGGCTTTCAACTGTTTTGGGTGGGGTTGCATAACTACCGCATTGTACTGTCTAATAGCCTCTTCCGCTATTCCTTGGTATTTACGGTGATCTACACGATTGTCACGGTAATGGTGGAATTGGTTCTGGGGATGGGAGTCGCGCTGGTGTTAAACGCGATCACCACCGGGAGAGGTTTTATGTTGGCACTGTTGTTGTTACCCTGGTCGTTGATTACCGTCATCTCGGCCGAAGTGTGGAGTTACATCTATAACGGGGTTTATGGAGTGCTGAACGCCTTATTAATAGGGATCGGGTTGCTTCACCATCCGGTGACCTGGCTCGGTACGCCTGTATTGGCCATCGCCTCCATGATGGTAGCCGATATTTGGAAAACTACGCCTTTTGTCGCCATCATTTTGCTGGCCGGATTGCAGATGATTCCTGACGAACTCTATGAGGCGGCATCGATAGACGGGGCATCGCCCGGATATATTTTCTGGAAGATCACCGTCCCTTTGTTGCGCCCGACTATTGCCTTATCGGTGTTGTTCCGTGTGCTTCAAGCGTTCGGCGTCTTTGACTTGCCGTTCGTTTTGACCGGAGGCGGCCCCGGTCATGCGACCGAGTCGTTGGCCATGCTCGGTTACCAGGTGATGTTTCAAGATTTGAATATGGGGCGCGGCGCCGCCATCGCCGCCAGCACCACTCTGATTGTCCTTCTGGCCAGTCTGTTTGTGCTTCGTGTGTTCCGGGCCCAAGTCGAGGAGGAAGCGTCATGA
- a CDS encoding carbohydrate ABC transporter membrane protein 2, CUT1 family (PFAM: Binding-protein-dependent transport system inner membrane component~COGs: COG0395 ABC-type sugar transport system permease component~InterPro IPR000515~KEGG: afo:Afer_1329 binding-protein-dependent transport systems inner membrane component~PFAM: Binding-protein-dependent transport systems inner membrane component~SPTR: Binding-protein-dependent transport systems inner membrane component), giving the protein MNAVTRRRLWLSFWATVVIVFTLAPLYWMVATSFKSYFTLGLFPPSPFPNPPTLQNYRQAFVVYHFQGYIENSVIVAVSTTILVLFFGSLAGYALGRLPIRGKTVILVALLMISVFPEIAVISPLYMLMRSIGWLNSYQALIVPYTAFNLPFAIWILRNYFLSIPKEMEEAARIDGASGWRTLFQVILPQATSGLFTAGVFTFTAAWTEFLMALTFNASPQFRTIPVGIALFGAQFVIPYGTLFAASTVAVLPIALGVLIFRRAVVSGLTQGAVKG; this is encoded by the coding sequence ATGAACGCAGTGACACGGCGTCGGTTGTGGTTGAGTTTTTGGGCCACGGTAGTGATCGTCTTCACATTGGCCCCGTTATATTGGATGGTAGCCACTTCGTTTAAAAGTTATTTCACTCTCGGTCTGTTTCCTCCGAGCCCGTTCCCGAATCCCCCGACCTTGCAAAATTACCGTCAGGCCTTCGTGGTCTATCATTTTCAGGGCTATATCGAAAACAGCGTAATCGTAGCAGTGTCGACCACCATTTTGGTTTTGTTTTTTGGGTCATTGGCCGGATACGCATTAGGTCGGCTGCCGATTAGGGGAAAAACCGTGATTTTGGTCGCTTTATTAATGATATCGGTTTTTCCCGAGATTGCAGTCATCTCCCCGCTCTATATGTTAATGCGGTCAATAGGGTGGCTGAATAGTTATCAAGCTCTCATCGTACCCTATACGGCGTTCAATCTGCCGTTTGCCATTTGGATTTTACGTAATTACTTCCTATCCATTCCGAAAGAAATGGAGGAGGCCGCACGTATCGACGGGGCATCCGGTTGGCGTACGCTGTTTCAGGTCATTTTGCCGCAGGCGACGTCAGGACTGTTTACCGCCGGTGTCTTTACCTTTACGGCCGCCTGGACGGAATTTCTGATGGCATTAACTTTTAACGCCTCGCCGCAATTTCGCACCATTCCGGTCGGAATCGCCTTATTCGGGGCCCAATTTGTCATCCCTTACGGAACGTTGTTTGCCGCGTCGACCGTTGCCGTACTGCCCATTGCTCTCGGTGTGCTGATTTTCCGCCGAGCCGTGGTATCCGGGTTAACTCAAGGCGCAGTGAAAGGATAG